From Desulfobacterales bacterium:
TGGACGGCTATGTCCGCTGGACAAAACCGATCCTGTTTTATTGGACCATGCTTGTCCCCATGCTGGTCGGCGGCAATAACGAGTTCACCGCCCGCCTCCCCTCGGCAATCGCCGCATTGCTCGGCGTACTGGTGGTCTACTACGTTCTCAACCGGCTGCGCGGCCGGCGCACCGCCTTTATCGGCGCCGCGATCCTTGCCACCATTCCCCAGTATTTTTACATGGCCCGCCAGGCCATGCCGGACATGCTGATGACGCTTTTCATCACCTCCGCCATGGGATTTTTCGCCCTGGCGCGCTTTGAACAGAGCCGCCGCAAACTACACCTCATACTTTTCTATACGGCCGTCGGCCTTGCCCTGCTGACCAAGGGGCCACTGACCGCGGTGATTATCCTGGGCTCCCTCTGCCTGTTCTGGCTGGTTGATTTCGGTGATTTTTTCCGGCAGCCGTTCCGCCAGTCCGCAAAAAAAATTACAAAAGAATATTACATCCTTCCAGGGCTGGTCATCATTCTGCTCATTGCGATGCCCTGGTACCTGGCAATGCTTTTTCGACATGGCAGCGATTATGTCGACTATTTTATCGGAAGCGAGAATATTGAGCGCTTCAGCCGCCCCATTCGCGGCCACTACGGGATTTTGACCTATCATCTGCGCGCGCTTTTTCACGGCATGTATCCCTGGGCCGGATTCCTGCCGCCGGCCCTGATCTTTTATTTCAGACGCCTGGAAACAGTGGACGAGGAGTGGAAGCAGCAATGGTATTTTCTCTCCTGGTTTCTGGCTATTTTTTTGATTTTCACCGTGGCCGGCACCAAACAGCCTTATTATCTGTTGCCGATAACCCCGCTGGTCGCTGTTATTGTAGCGCTTTTCTGGGAAAGATATTTTGATGCCCGCAATGGGGCCTGGCTCAGACCCGCCTTCCTGCTGGCCATTGTCTTCACCCTGCTGCCGATCAGGGATTTTCTCCTTGAAGGCAGCAAGTACATATTTGCCGTTTTTACCCTGCCATATTCCCTTGTCGGTATTGAATATTCCGCGTTCCTGAAAGCGATTTTTATTGCCTGGGCCCTGGTCCTGCTGATCGCCTGTTTTCAACGGAGGTCAATGACGGTTTTTGTCCTTGCCCTGCTCATTGCCTATGTCAACGGTATATTTTTCGTCCACCATGTCATGCCGTACCATTCCAAGGACCGGAGCATGAAATATTACCTGGAGTACTTTCAACAAGAAAAAGGGGATGACGGCCAGCTTCTCTACCTTGGCCGCCGGACCCTGTACTCCATGTACTATTATTTTGACCGCGGCAAATACCGCACCTACCGGCGGGGAGAAAAGCACCAGCTCATTGCCGATATAAAGGAGAACAGGGACCGGGATATTTTTGTTATTGCGCGAAACAGATATTTAGAAGAACTGCGGGATCTGCTTCGCGACGAACTGGGCGTAACCTGGTCGGTTGTTTCCAGAAAACATAATCGCTATACCCTGCTGCGGATAGAGCCGGCGGCCGGGCCGGATACCCCGCCGCGGTTATAGCGATGTTCATTCTCTGCGACCGGCAACCCTTATGTCATTTCTTGCACAAAACAGCACTGTCACCGTTTACCAGGACCTGGACCATGCCATGCCGGCCTGGCGGATCTTTTCCCGGAACAGCGACAGCTATGTGTTCCAGCAGTATGAATGGCTTTCGGCCTGGTATAAAACCGTTGGCCGCCGCTGCCGGCTGACACCCTGCCTGGTAGCGGTCCGCAACCCGGACAACTCGTCGCTTATTTTTCTGCCCCTTGCCATTCAGAAAGTCGTTGGCGCCTCCTGTCTGGTCTGGCTCGGCGGTCAACTGGCTGATTACCATGCCCCGATACTGCATAAAGATTTTTCCCGGCAGGTATCCGGCGACGATTTCAAGGCGCTCTGGGGCAGGATCCTGGCGGCATTGCCGCCGGTGGATGTGGTCTGTTTTGAAAAACAGCCGGAGATGGTAGGGCGACAACCGAACCCCTTTTTAGCATTACCCGGACAGGTTCCCCACGAGACGAACTTCAGTTGCCGCCTGGAAAAAGACTGGCCGCATTTTTACAACAGCCGGATTCCGGCCAAGATGCGGGCCGATTCCAGGAGAAGGAGAAGACGGCTCCGGGAACTGGGCGAGCTTCGCTTCGAGGTGGCGGACTCGGCGGAGAGGGCCGCTTTCATCACCGGAAAAATGATCGAACAGAAGGGGCAACGCTACCTGGAAACCGGCACCTACAATCTGTTCGGCCAACCGCGGTACGGAGATTTTTTCCTGAAGGGGTTCACCTTTGCGGATTGCGGCGGCCTGCTCCATGTTTCCGCCCTTACCCTTAATGGCGAAATCATTGCCGCCCACTGGGGCATGGTATATGAAAAACGGTTCTACCATTACATGCCAAGCCTTGGTGAACAATGGCGCAGATATGGCCCGGGCAGGCTCCTGCTGGAGCATCTCATTCAGTGGAGTTTTGCAAACAAGCTGGAGGTCTTTGACTTCACCGTTGGCAATGAGGAGTATAAGAGAGTCTGGCACACCGGCAAGGCAAAGCTCTCTCGATACCGCCAACCCTTTAACCTGAAGGGGCGTTTTTTCATTATCACGGAAAAGATCAAGGATGGTGTGCGGAAGATTCCCCCATTGCACAGGACCATTAATCGTTTGAGAAATTTATTTTGATCATGGGCAGCTATCCCGGGATTTCCGCTCCGGCAGGATGAACCTGTTGATAACCAGCAGGGTGAGGCCTGCCACCAGAAAGGTGTGCACCGCACAGGAAAGCGCTCTGTTGGGGAAGAGGTCCGAGGTTGCGGCAATAAGAAGCAGTGAGCCGCCGGCCGTCAGCCCCACGGGCAAAAAAATCTTCAGGTAAAAGGCAAGAATCGGCGTGCCGGTAATGGAGCATGTATAGGGCAGGGAGATAAAAAGGTTGCACACCGCCGCTGGAATGAGGGTGCCCAGGGCAACGCCGATGAGCCCGTATTTCTTTACCAGGATCAGGCTCAGGGTAAGGTTGGAGACCGCCGCAACCAGGGAGATGGCGGCGGCAAATTTTATCCTGCCGGTACCTAACAGAATCCTTGATGCTGTTGAGTCAAGGACTGAAAGCGCAATAACCCCGAGAAAGACATACAGTATCGGCAGACTTTGCCCGACGTAGTCCTCCCCCACCCACCATCTTATTATGTCCGCTCCGTACCAGGAGAAGATGATTAATCCCGGCGTAACCAGTAAAAGTGATATCTTTGTTCCCTCAAGCAGCAGTTTCCGTAAGGATTCGGCCTGGTCAGCGGTGTGCAGCTCCGAGGCCAGGGGAAAGAAGGTGTCGACAAGGGGATCGGTCAGTTTTTCGAGAAAACCAGACAGCTTTGTGCTGATTTCGTAAAAGGTTATGGCGCTGACCGGCATGAAGATGCCGATTACCAGGGTATCGATTTTATGTGAGATATTCAACGCAACATCGGTCAGGAAGGCGTAGAATGAGAACCCCCGGAGTCTGCTGATATTGCGGCGGTCAGCGGCAAAAGGAGTGATGCGGACCTGAAAGAGGACGCGGATAACCACCACCTTGAAGAGGAGTTCGTAGGCAATCTGTCCCGTGAGGATCAGGATAAGCGCCAGCAGGCCGTAGCCCTTGATGACAAAAACCACGGTAAGGCCCGCCATCAGGAGCGTGCCGGAGGCAGAGCAGATATTCAGCAGATCAAAGCGCTGGTATCCTTCAAAAACCGCAAAGAACAGCCTGGCAAAATAGGAAAGAACCGCGGCAAGGCCGATGAGCCAGATCGCTTTGACAAAAAGCGCCTGGTCGGCGTCAGCCAGGTTGAAGAACCGCGGGCCGAACTCCGCGGCCAGATAAATGACCGGGATGGTGATAATGCTGACAAGAAAAAGGAACAGAACCGCGGAACCGATTATGGACTCGATCTCTTTTTTTTCGCCCCTGGCCTTGTACAAGGAGACATAGCGGATGACCGCCGGCATGATCCCAAGCTCCAGGAGCCGGAAATAGGCAAGGATCGTATTGAGCAGGATCCAGGCGCCAAAGGTTGCGGTGCCCAGGGAGCGGATCAGAAACGGCGTCAGCAGCAGGGTGACCACGGCATTGACCGCAAAGCCGAGATAGTTGCTGACAACGTTTTTGACAAACCTGTTTTTCAGGTCAATCAGGCTGAATAAACGCATTGAACCGTTCCTGGCTGCCCAGGGCATCGTAAACGCCGCGGAAATAGAGGCTGTCGCCGATAACGCCCTGAATGGCGGAGAGTATTTCCCAGCGCAGCCCCATCCTCCGGGCCGTCTCAAGTACGGCCTGGGAGGTTGCCAGGACGAGGTTGCCAAGGGGCTGGCGATGAATGATCATGGGCCTGATGATTTTTTTTGTCATGGTTGCCGGATAAAAGCGGCCGGCCCGCAGTTTTTTCTTTAACTCGGGGAACTCCCGGATGAGCTGCAGGTGTGACCGGCCGTCAACATATATGTCCCGGCACCAGGCATAAAAGGTCTTGTCGAATATCTGGGCCGCCACCGCCTCCGGGCAGAAGGCGACCCGGAGGCCGGCCCGCAGAATTTTTTCACCCATGTGAAAGTCTTCCGTTCTTCTCAGCTCCTCGCGGTAGCCGCCGAGCTGCTCGTACAGGGAGCGGGGCATGGAGATATTGCCGCCGAACAAGCTGGTGGAGGTCAGCTCCTCCGGGTTGTCCAGCATTTTTTTTGTATGCTCATCTGCCCATTCCCTTACCCGGTCGGTGAGGAAATTAACCGGAGTCTTATCTGAAAGCGGTATGGGGCCGATGACCACATCAGCCTGTTGATGGGCGGCAAGATGATTTTCAACAAAGGTGGCGTTGGTCAAGATATCGCTGTCAATTATTATGATTATTCCGCCGGCCGCATCCCTGGCCCCCCTGTTCAGGGCCGCGGCTCTTCCCTGGTTCGGCTGTTCAATCAGCTTGAGCGGAAAAGGGGTGGACAGTTTCCCAAGGGCCTCTTTTGAACCGTCGGTTGAACCGTCCAGGACAACGATTACCTCGAAGCGGTCCGCAGGCCAGGTCTGCCTTGTCAGCTGTTCGAGGCAGGGAATCAGGGTGTTTTTGCTGTTATAGGACGGGATAAGGACGGTTGCGTCCAGGCCTGGTTCGTTCATTTCCTTATGAACCGGATTATTTTGTTATAGCGTTTTTTTAATATGGTGCGCAGTCCGGCGATCGGGCTCCACCCCCACCGTACCTTCAGGATAAAATCGATAAAAAAATCATTGCCGAATATCTCCACCCGGGGCAGCAGATGCAAATCCTGGCCCGGCCGGCACAATCCCTGGTCAACCGTGAAGGAACATCGTAATCCAAGTGATCGCATGATGGCAGGGGTATTGTCATCCCGTTCGCCATAAGGATAGGCCAGGAATCTCACCGGCCGGCCGGTTATCGGTTCCAGCACGTCAATGCAGTCCCGCACCTCCGCGACTATGGTCCCGGGCGCTGCTCCCTTCATTGACAGGTGGGTCTTGCCGTGGGCCTGAAAGTCCAGGATGTCGCCGTATCTGTCAACCATGGCTGAAATTTCCCCACGGCTTAACAAGGGAATATCCGGGGCCCGCTCCACCCAGTCCGTGGAGAGCCCTGTTTTGCCGGTGTTGATGAACAGGACATGGGGGAAGTTGAGTCTGGCCAGGATCGGCGTGGCAGTATCCTTCAGTTCCTGGTAGCCGTCGTCAAAGGTGATGATCACCGGTTTTTCCGGCAGCGGCCCGTTGTGGTCCAGATAATCGTACAGGGTATTGAGGGTGATTGCCTGGTAGCCCTTTTCTTTAAGCCATTGCATCTGGCGGGCAAACCTTTTTACGGGCATGATATAGAGGCGGAAGGCATGGTTTCTGGTATCCGAAACATTGTGATAACAGAGGATCGGAATACCTGCCGGCCGGAATTTTCGCAGGTCCTTGGCCGCTGCAAGGTCCCCTTTGCGGAAGCAACAACCCGGGGCCAGGTTTTTGGGGTCGCTACTTCCTGCCAACGGGCCTGTCGCCTTTCCCTCCAGGGATGGCGCCACCTTCCGCAGCAGGATGATAATATTATAGGATAACGACGAATATGAGACCGAAAAGTCAAGCCGCATGATCTGGAAGAGTATTCTCATGGGCAGGGCGAGCATTTTCCCGGCAACAGCTGATGGGCCGCATCGCCGCCGCAGCCCCTGCAACTGGTCAATGAGCCAGGCGCTCAGGATAAAGATATAGGAGCCGCGCCGGCACAGCCGTTCGCATCTCCAGCCTGTTCTGCAACAGGAAAGGACCCGGTCCAGGCGGAGATATTCGGCCTGATACCCCTTTGCCGCCTTTTGTTTGCGGAACAGGCCTTTCAGGCGGTTGGCGATGTTATAGGGATCAACAAGGGTGGAAAACTTTCCGCCCTCGGGAAAGGTTATTATCAGCCTGCCGTTGTCTTTAAGGACCCGGTGTAATTCAGCAAGGACCTGTTCGATCGGTTTGATATACTGCAGGCATTCCGCGGCAACGATCAGATCGAACGAGGCGTCCCTGAACGGCAGAAAAAGGGCATTGCCATGGACAAACGAGATTTTCTCAGCCGGCTGCCATGCCGGATGCCTTTCCAGGTCAAGGGCCACAAGGTGTTTTTGTGATTTTGCCAGCACAGCGGAAAGATCGCCCTTTTTACAACCGATATCCAGGGTCAAGGCGTTTTGGTCCGCGGCCAGTTCCCTGACCAGGCGGCGCAGTCCTTCATGTTTTTGATAAAAACCGGATACCAGGTTCATTTGACGGCGAGTCCTTTTAAAAATCCGGCAACAATTCCCTTGAGGTGAATGGCTCCGTCCTGGATCCTCTCCTGGTCGGCCAACAGAAGACCGAGGGTGAGCCGCCGTAATTTTTGCAGAAATATCAACAAAATATGCCAGCCGAACATGAGGCGGCCCTGCCTCAGACAATATCCGGCAATGCCTCCCTGCCCATAAGCGTAGTTAAACTTCAGCTTCCGGTTATCCTTTCTGCCGCGCCAGCCGGAATGAAAGACCACGAGTTTGGGGCTGTATAGAATTTTTGTTCCGCTGCTGATCAGCCGGCAGGCAAGCTCACCGTCTTCGTTGCTCGGAAAAACAGCGCCCGGCCCGAAAAGCTCGTTAAACCTGCCGGCCGCAAGAAAAGCCCGGCGGCTGATAAAGCAGTTGGCCCCGACAAAACCGGGTTGGACCGGATTGGTTTTTTTATCAATCCATTTCGTGTTCGTCTCAAGGACCAGGTTGAGATATTCTTCATTCCCGGCCCCCCCTTCTTCGGGCAGCATCCTGCCGCAGAACGCCTCGATTCCGGGATATTCCGCGCTGAGTTGCAAAAAAGTCTCAAGCCATTTTTTGTCGACCATCACATCGTCATCGGTCAGGGCGAGAAAATCACCGGCACAGATTTCAACCGCCCTGTTCAGGGCCCTTGATTTCCCGCGCCTGTCCAGCCGTTCATAACGAATTACAGTGGAACCGCTTGCAATACCCGCTACTGTTTCTTCCGTTGCATAACCATCGCTCTGGTCGGCAACAATAATCTCGTCCGGCGGCCGGCTGTTGTCCAGCAGGGATTGAAGGCAATTTTTCAAATGGTCCGGGCGGTTACAGGTGGCGATCAGGACAGAAATTCTCATCGGCTCGCCCCCTTGCGGTGCCTGGCTCTCCAGCCGGCAAAGCCCTGGATGATGCTCCGGGACCATTCCAGGTTGATCCGGCACTTCACCATCCTGCCGAGCAGCAGGTTGTAGGGCACGCCAGGGTACCTGGACAGAAAGTTGCGGCCGAAAACGACCGTTGCCGGGTAATAGTCCCCCTGGGCGGCAAATTTGGCCAGCATGGCACCGACCCCCATGCCGTAGTTATGGGCATTTTTAATCTCCTCCTCATCGTTACGCCAGTCCGGATGAAAGGCGCGGATGGTGTTGGTATAGGTGACCTGAAGCCCTTCTTTCATCACCCTGTACACCATGTCCCCATCCTCGGCGCCGGGAAAGTCGCTGCCCTGTCCCAGGAGCGGATCGAATTCGCCCACCAGGTCGAAAACAGATCTTCTGAAAAAGGCGTTGCCGCCGCTGGGCCCGAGCCGCCAGGGATCATTGCGGCCGCGCAGGCTGAAGGTTCTTGCCGGCGACTCTGCCTGGGCGGTTTTACAAATATCCTCAACAGTATTGTAGACCTCGCCTATCCAGACGTGTGATTCCGGCAGTTTTTCAATGACTTCATGGGCCGCGGCCAGCCAGTTCTCCGCCGGGATGCAGTCATCGTCAATAAAGCCGATGATCGGGAAGCAACTTGCCCGGATGCCGGTGTTCCGCGCCCGTGACAACCCGGTTTCAGTGGAGGGCACATGAACAATTCGGGCCTGGCCCAGTTCATCGAGAGCCCGGGCGGTGGCCTCGGCGCGGCCCTGGTCCACCACGATGATTTCGTCGGGCAGCACCCTGTTTTTCAGTAATGCGTCCAGGGATTTCAAAAGAAACCCGGGACGATTCCTTGTGGGGTAAACAATTGAAATTTTATTAGATTTTCCCATGATTAGTGTCCATCCGCACGGAACTCCCGCAGTCCATGGGTGAAACCATTCCATGCCGCCCGACTCAGTTCAGGCCGGCCAAGGGCCAGAAATTTTAATACCGGCAACAGGACCCGCCTGAAAAAGTACCAGGGGAAGAAAAACAGGATAAAGGAGATGAACGGCACATGTTTCCGGGCGCAGAACAACCGCTTCTTGGTCGTGTGATAGAGGTTGAAGGAAGTTGGCCGGTGAAAGGAAAATTCCGAGAAATGCAGGCAGCGGGCCGTTGACGCCACCGCAATGTCATACCCGCAATCCCGGATGCGCAGGCAGTAATCTATATCCTCGAACCCGTATGGGTCAAAGAGAGGGTCAAACAGGCCGACCCGTTCAACAACCTGCCGGCGGATAAGGCCGATGGCGCCGGTGGCAAAATCATTATTCCGGTAACCGCGGCCCGGCTGCCGTCTGATGACGGGCTGGCCAAGGTTGCGCAGATAGGCGCCCCCGGAAGAGAGGACCCGGCCGTCAATGTTCAGCATATAGGGGGCGGCAAGTCCGGTTGATGGATTTTTTTCAAGTTCCCGCAACAGGTTGCCCAGACAGCCCTTTTCCAGTTCAATATCATTGTCAAGGTTCAGAATATACGAATATTCCCGGTCCAGAAAAAAACGAAGAGCCTCGTTTCTACCGGAGGCAATGCCTGTGTCCGGGTCTGTTTTCCGGTAGAGCAGCCCGGGATATGCCTTCTGCAGCCGTGCCCCAAGGCCCGGTTCCGCACTGGAGTCCACCACCAGGATATCACATGGGGCGCTGTTCTGTCCGGCAACCGCCGCCACTGTCCTGAACAGGCAGTCCTCGCGGCTGGCGTGCAGAATGGCGGCAAGAATAGGAGCAGTGGGTTGGCTCATCCTGTTTCTGTCCGGTTTATATGAAAGTCGTTCCGGACGAAGCTCGCTGTCCGGGGAGATTTTCATTGTTGGTTGTGGCTGCGGCCCAAAAATTATGGTCCAGCCCTGCTGGTTTGTCTTTATAAGAAAGTCGCCGCCCAACAGATTCCTTGCCCGGCCGGAGTGACGCCTTTCATTCTTTTGTTGCGGCTACGGCCCAAAATTTGGTCCAGCCCTGCTGGTTAGTATTGTGCCGATCTCTTCAATGGTATTGACCAGGTGCTGCCAGGAGTTTTTTTCATTTTCCCTGCTGATATTTTCATG
This genomic window contains:
- a CDS encoding glycosyltransferase family 39 protein, producing the protein LDSLFMNSRPFSMERPLVEEDPFPDRRGFTECLRRAGCCETDIIFSGERANTMEFSNRLARLEKKFAAFFGTDREWSISALLYLIAGALFLFMWGMGGYPLWDPWEPKYAQAMREMIASGDYISPTLDGYVRWTKPILFYWTMLVPMLVGGNNEFTARLPSAIAALLGVLVVYYVLNRLRGRRTAFIGAAILATIPQYFYMARQAMPDMLMTLFITSAMGFFALARFEQSRRKLHLILFYTAVGLALLTKGPLTAVIILGSLCLFWLVDFGDFFRQPFRQSAKKITKEYYILPGLVIILLIAMPWYLAMLFRHGSDYVDYFIGSENIERFSRPIRGHYGILTYHLRALFHGMYPWAGFLPPALIFYFRRLETVDEEWKQQWYFLSWFLAIFLIFTVAGTKQPYYLLPITPLVAVIVALFWERYFDARNGAWLRPAFLLAIVFTLLPIRDFLLEGSKYIFAVFTLPYSLVGIEYSAFLKAIFIAWALVLLIACFQRRSMTVFVLALLIAYVNGIFFVHHVMPYHSKDRSMKYYLEYFQQEKGDDGQLLYLGRRTLYSMYYYFDRGKYRTYRRGEKHQLIADIKENRDRDIFVIARNRYLEELRDLLRDELGVTWSVVSRKHNRYTLLRIEPAAGPDTPPRL
- a CDS encoding GNAT family N-acetyltransferase; translated protein: MSFLAQNSTVTVYQDLDHAMPAWRIFSRNSDSYVFQQYEWLSAWYKTVGRRCRLTPCLVAVRNPDNSSLIFLPLAIQKVVGASCLVWLGGQLADYHAPILHKDFSRQVSGDDFKALWGRILAALPPVDVVCFEKQPEMVGRQPNPFLALPGQVPHETNFSCRLEKDWPHFYNSRIPAKMRADSRRRRRRLRELGELRFEVADSAERAAFITGKMIEQKGQRYLETGTYNLFGQPRYGDFFLKGFTFADCGGLLHVSALTLNGEIIAAHWGMVYEKRFYHYMPSLGEQWRRYGPGRLLLEHLIQWSFANKLEVFDFTVGNEEYKRVWHTGKAKLSRYRQPFNLKGRFFIITEKIKDGVRKIPPLHRTINRLRNLF
- a CDS encoding flippase, whose translation is MRLFSLIDLKNRFVKNVVSNYLGFAVNAVVTLLLTPFLIRSLGTATFGAWILLNTILAYFRLLELGIMPAVIRYVSLYKARGEKKEIESIIGSAVLFLFLVSIITIPVIYLAAEFGPRFFNLADADQALFVKAIWLIGLAAVLSYFARLFFAVFEGYQRFDLLNICSASGTLLMAGLTVVFVIKGYGLLALILILTGQIAYELLFKVVVIRVLFQVRITPFAADRRNISRLRGFSFYAFLTDVALNISHKIDTLVIGIFMPVSAITFYEISTKLSGFLEKLTDPLVDTFFPLASELHTADQAESLRKLLLEGTKISLLLVTPGLIIFSWYGADIIRWWVGEDYVGQSLPILYVFLGVIALSVLDSTASRILLGTGRIKFAAAISLVAAVSNLTLSLILVKKYGLIGVALGTLIPAAVCNLFISLPYTCSITGTPILAFYLKIFLPVGLTAGGSLLLIAATSDLFPNRALSCAVHTFLVAGLTLLVINRFILPERKSRDSCP
- a CDS encoding glycosyltransferase, encoding MNEPGLDATVLIPSYNSKNTLIPCLEQLTRQTWPADRFEVIVVLDGSTDGSKEALGKLSTPFPLKLIEQPNQGRAAALNRGARDAAGGIIIIIDSDILTNATFVENHLAAHQQADVVIGPIPLSDKTPVNFLTDRVREWADEHTKKMLDNPEELTSTSLFGGNISMPRSLYEQLGGYREELRRTEDFHMGEKILRAGLRVAFCPEAVAAQIFDKTFYAWCRDIYVDGRSHLQLIREFPELKKKLRAGRFYPATMTKKIIRPMIIHRQPLGNLVLATSQAVLETARRMGLRWEILSAIQGVIGDSLYFRGVYDALGSQERFNAFIQPD
- a CDS encoding polysaccharide deacetylase family protein, which produces MNLVSGFYQKHEGLRRLVRELAADQNALTLDIGCKKGDLSAVLAKSQKHLVALDLERHPAWQPAEKISFVHGNALFLPFRDASFDLIVAAECLQYIKPIEQVLAELHRVLKDNGRLIITFPEGGKFSTLVDPYNIANRLKGLFRKQKAAKGYQAEYLRLDRVLSCCRTGWRCERLCRRGSYIFILSAWLIDQLQGLRRRCGPSAVAGKMLALPMRILFQIMRLDFSVSYSSLSYNIIILLRKVAPSLEGKATGPLAGSSDPKNLAPGCCFRKGDLAAAKDLRKFRPAGIPILCYHNVSDTRNHAFRLYIMPVKRFARQMQWLKEKGYQAITLNTLYDYLDHNGPLPEKPVIITFDDGYQELKDTATPILARLNFPHVLFINTGKTGLSTDWVERAPDIPLLSRGEISAMVDRYGDILDFQAHGKTHLSMKGAAPGTIVAEVRDCIDVLEPITGRPVRFLAYPYGERDDNTPAIMRSLGLRCSFTVDQGLCRPGQDLHLLPRVEIFGNDFFIDFILKVRWGWSPIAGLRTILKKRYNKIIRFIRK
- a CDS encoding glycosyltransferase is translated as MRISVLIATCNRPDHLKNCLQSLLDNSRPPDEIIVADQSDGYATEETVAGIASGSTVIRYERLDRRGKSRALNRAVEICAGDFLALTDDDVMVDKKWLETFLQLSAEYPGIEAFCGRMLPEEGGAGNEEYLNLVLETNTKWIDKKTNPVQPGFVGANCFISRRAFLAAGRFNELFGPGAVFPSNEDGELACRLISSGTKILYSPKLVVFHSGWRGRKDNRKLKFNYAYGQGGIAGYCLRQGRLMFGWHILLIFLQKLRRLTLGLLLADQERIQDGAIHLKGIVAGFLKGLAVK
- a CDS encoding glycosyltransferase family 2 protein produces the protein MKSLDALLKNRVLPDEIIVVDQGRAEATARALDELGQARIVHVPSTETGLSRARNTGIRASCFPIIGFIDDDCIPAENWLAAAHEVIEKLPESHVWIGEVYNTVEDICKTAQAESPARTFSLRGRNDPWRLGPSGGNAFFRRSVFDLVGEFDPLLGQGSDFPGAEDGDMVYRVMKEGLQVTYTNTIRAFHPDWRNDEEEIKNAHNYGMGVGAMLAKFAAQGDYYPATVVFGRNFLSRYPGVPYNLLLGRMVKCRINLEWSRSIIQGFAGWRARHRKGASR
- a CDS encoding glycosyltransferase family 2 protein, whose translation is MSQPTAPILAAILHASREDCLFRTVAAVAGQNSAPCDILVVDSSAEPGLGARLQKAYPGLLYRKTDPDTGIASGRNEALRFFLDREYSYILNLDNDIELEKGCLGNLLRELEKNPSTGLAAPYMLNIDGRVLSSGGAYLRNLGQPVIRRQPGRGYRNNDFATGAIGLIRRQVVERVGLFDPLFDPYGFEDIDYCLRIRDCGYDIAVASTARCLHFSEFSFHRPTSFNLYHTTKKRLFCARKHVPFISFILFFFPWYFFRRVLLPVLKFLALGRPELSRAAWNGFTHGLREFRADGH